The following are from one region of the Prionailurus bengalensis isolate Pbe53 chromosome A2, Fcat_Pben_1.1_paternal_pri, whole genome shotgun sequence genome:
- the TNFAIP8L1 gene encoding tumor necrosis factor alpha-induced protein 8-like protein 1, with protein MDTFSTKSLALQAQKKLLGKMASKATVAVFIDDASGEVLDELYRATKEFTRSRKEAQRMVKNLVKVAVKLGVLLRGGQLGGEELALLQRFRQGARRLAMTAVSFHQVDFTFDRRVLAAGLHECRDLLHQAVGAHLTAKSHGRINHVFGHLADCDFLAALYGPTEPYRSHLRRICEGLTRMLDEDSI; from the coding sequence ATGGACACGTTCAGCACCAAGAGCCTGGCCCTGCAGGCGCAGAAGAAGCTGCTGGGCAAGATGGCGTCCAAGGCCACGGTGGCCGTGTTCATCGATGACGCGAGCGGCGAGGTGCTGGACGAGCTGTACCGCGCCACCAAGGAGTTCACCCGCAGCCGCAAGGAGGCCCAGAGGATGGTCAAGAACCTGGTCAAGGTGGCCGTGAAGCTGGGCGTCCTGCTCCGCGGCGGCCAGCTGGGCGGCGAGGAGCTGGCGCTGCTGCAGCGCTTCCGCCAGGGGGCGCGCCGCCTCGCCATGACGGCCGTGAGCTTCCACCAGGTGGACTTCACCTTCGACCGGCGCGTGCTGGCCGCCGGCCTGCACGAGTGCCGGGACCTGCTGCACCAGGCCGTGGGCGCGCACCTGACCGCCAAGTCCCACGGCCGCATCAACCACGTCTTTGGCCACTTGGCCGACTGCGACTTCCTGGCCGCGCTCTACGGCCCCACCGAGCCCTACCGCTCACACCTGCGCCGGATCTGCGAGGGCCTCACCCGGATGCTGGACGAGGACAGCATATGA